AGCGTTAGCATTAAGCCCGCTCCCGCGTTAATCCCCAGTAAGCCTGAATCCGCTAACGGGTTACGCGTCACTGCTTGCATTAGGGCGCCGCTACCAGCAAGAGCTGCCCCAATCAACGCCGCTCCAAGGACGCGGGGCACACGAATGTGCCGGATAATTTGTTGATCAAGATTGCCAGTGTGTGTGGTCGTCAGGGCGTGCCAGACGGTGGCCGTACGCATCTGGTCAGCGCCAAATCGCAAACTGAGCCCCATGACGAGAATGAGTACGCCGGTACTAAGTGCCAGCCACCCCCAATATCTGGACGTTGACTTCATGCGGGGGCCACTTCCTGACAGCCGTTATAGGTCAAAATCAGTGGGGTACCGTGGTAGTCAACGAGGGTGGCATCAATATTGAAAATTGTTTTTAAGTTAGCGGCCGTCATGACGGTGGACACGGGACCGTGGGCCAAAACGTGACCGTCCTTGAGCGCGATTAATTGGTCAGAGATGCGAGCCGCATGGTTCAAGTCGTGTAATGCCATAATGATAGTTCGGTGGGCCTGTTCGTTGAGCTTTTTGACGAGTTGCATCACTTCTAATTGGTGAGTCAAATCTAAGTAGGTGGTGGGTTCATCCAGAATAATCGTGTCAGTATCTTGAGCAACGGCCATGGCGATCCATGCCCGTTGACGTTGTCCGCCAGAAAGGGTGCTTAGGGGCCGTTGGCGTAAATCTTGGAGGCTGGCCTGAGTGAGCGCCCATTCGATTTTTTGATGGTCAGTTGTGGTGAGCCCACTTAACGGCCGCCGATAAGGTAAGCGGCCAAAACTCACCAGTTCTTCTACGGTGAGATCGTTAGCCGTTTGGTTTGTCTGTGGTAAGACTGCAATCTTTTTCGCAAAAGTTTTGCTTTTGATTTGTTGAATGTTTTGATGATCCAGTAGAATAACGCCGGTTGTTGGTGGCAATAGGTGGGCGATGGCACGAATGAGGGTCGATTTACCGCTACCATTCGGGCCAATCAGCGTAGTGATCTGACCATGCGGAATCGTAATTGATAGCTGATCGACGATAACCTTGTCGCCATAACCAATACTAATATTTTGGGCTTCAATGGTATTCACAAATAGGATTCCTTTCTTAAAGTTAAGCGTTCAAGGAGGTTCGCTTAATAAGTTAACTAATTTTGTTTAGTTGTGCACAATCTTATTTTGCCAGCTTGTTTGTTGGAAAACGTGATTAAAACAACTGCTAACTAATAATTAGTGTTCAATTGATAGTCTTATCTTAAATGTTTTTATTGACAATTGATAGTGTTTTCACTAATAATTTTGGTAGCGCTTGAAAGGTGGAGACAGTTGTGACAAAACGGTGGCAAATTGTAAAATTGGGATTAGTATTGGGGTTAATGGGAAGCCTACTATTAGGGGCGTGCGGTGCGAAGCAGCCGACAAGTACGACAGTTACACGAACCGATTATTTGAAGCATAAGGTCAAGGTGCCGAAGCATCCGAAACGGATCGTGGCGAGTTATTTGGAAGATGATTTAGTGGCTTTAGGCATTAAACCGGTCGTGCAGTGGTCGGTCAAAAATGGTAGTGGTACGCAGGCTTACTTGAAAGAGCAGTTGAAAGGGGTGCCGCTAATTGACTATTCGTTACCATATGAAGCGGTGACCAAGGCCAAACCGGACTTGATTCTGATGGGGACGAGTAGTGCGGTCGCCAATGGCAAGTATGCGCAATATAATAAAATCGCCCCGACCTACGTGGTCAAAAATGGGACTACGGTAACGTGGCGCCAAACTTTCCTTGATGTGGCTAAGGTGGTTAATCGCCAGGCTAAGGCCAAAAAAGTCCTTGCTAAGTATGACAAGCAGGTCCAAACGACGCGACAAGCGTTGAAAAAGTCTGGTCAGCATAAAGTGGCGGTGTTGTGGGTCACCAATAATACGGCCTACATGGTCAATGATAATTCGGCCAGCGGGGCCTTACTGTATCAAGATTTACAATTGGGTGAACCAAGTTTAGTTAAACAAGTGTCTAAGTCGGCCACGGCGGATTGGTCGGCGGTCTCGTTAGAAAAGCTAGCTAAGTTAGATGCGGATGATATTTTCTTAGTGAATAGTCAAAAGAGTGCGTCGCTATTTAAGGACCCGCTGTGGAAAAATATCAAGGCCGTGAAAAACAACCATCTGTACCAGTATGGTGACAGTAGCAGTTGGCAGTATTCGGGACCAATTGCTTATTCACAAATGATTGATATGGTGAAGACGGACTTGTTGAAATAATAGTTAGTCAATCATTATAACGAAAAATAATAGGATTGAGATAAAAATTTAAAACGCGTAAATTACTCACAGTAAAATAAGTAATTTACGCGTTTTATTGTCTATAGACAGCGGTAATCATCAGCCCAACGCGTGTTGATAGGCGGGGACTAATAAATCATCGACAAGTAGATGAAGGGTGGCATCAGTAATCGGTTCATTAGCAAAAGCACGGTAGCGAAGCCAGTCGAATGGCATCAGTTGTAAGTCGCACGATAAAGTTCCCGTACGCAGTTCCCCACGTTGCTGTGCACGCTGACACACGCGTTCAATCGCATGGGCATCAATCTTTTTCACAGCATTGAGCAAGTCCTTAACTTCTGGATTTGCTTGTTGATCTAGGTGGTGAAACCAAGTGATAACCAAAGCTTGATTGAATGTATTAATACTGACAGTGAAGCGCTTGAGTACTTGGAATAAATCTTCAGAAAGTGTCTGACCGGTCAAGTTCACTTCGTCTAGTTGACCATGGTTTTCCGTAATGATTTGGTCCTGGATAGCCGCAATTGCAAGCTCTAGTGGTGAACGCCAGCGTCGGTAAATGACAGGCTTACTGGTGCCGGCCTGTTCCGCGACGTTAGCGAACGTCAATTGTTCAAGACCATCTTGATTTAAGATGTCACGGGCGGCTTGATAGATGGCGTTTTCGAGTTCAGCGCCACGACGACGTGTTTTAGTCATGTAATCCCTCTTTTTAAATAAGATACTTTAAGTTTCTTATTGACTTTTTCTTTATATAGCGTATTATACCAGTTATGCAAATAAGACACTTTTAGTTTCTTAATTAGGAGGATAATATGCAAGCAAAAGCAAAAATTTCAAAAGCAACTATGACGATTGCCTGGGTCGTAGTGTTTGGTGCGATGGCACCATTATTAGATTCAACCATGATCAACATTGCCATTAACAACTTAGTGACTAGTTTTCATAGTAGCGTGACGACGGTCCAGTGGGCAGTTACAGGTTATTTACTGGCAACGGGGGTCGCGGTGCCATTTTCCAGTTGGTTACTCAATCGATTTGATGGTAAAGCAGTCTTTGTGGCTGGTGAGATTTTGTTTGGTCTTGGCTCGATATTTGCAGCCGTAGCACCGAATATTCAACTATTGATTATCGCTCGGTTAGTTCAAGGTTTTGCGGGTGGCTTGATTATGCCACTCTTGACGACCTTGCTTGTGCAAACTGCGGGTGCAGCAGTGATGGGCCAGATGATGGCAACAGTTGGGCTACCCATGATTTTAGGACCATTAATCGGACCGGTCATTGGCGGAATCATTATCAAATTTGCATCGTGGCATTGGATTTTTTGGATCAATGTCCCAGTAGTCTTGATTTCAATCGCTTTGATTTTGTGGAAGATGCCGAATTATCCGGCACAAAATCGAACAGCGAAAATGGACTTTATTGGTATCTTGCTACTAATTGTGTCCTCAAGTGCTATCATTTATAGTTTGGTTAATGCCGCGCATACTGACCGTTTTAATAACGCGACAAGTATTGAGATGTTAATTCTAGGGGCGATAGCGTTGATTAGTTATGTCGTATGGGCCGCTTGGCAAAAAGAACGGGCGGTAGTGCCACTGCACTTATTTAAGTTTGCATCATTTGATGGTGCTGGCTTAGGATTGTTTATCGCTGGGACGGTATTGAACGGCGCAATGTTGTTACTACCACTCTATTTTCAAAACGTTCGGGGAATGAGCGTGATTAACGCCGCTCTAGCGCTATTACCTCAGGGAGCGGGAATGCTAGTTTCGCGGACGTTAACGGGAAGGCTAACAGATCAAATAGGCGCTAAGTACGTGGTTCTGGGAAGTGTCGTCATCACGTTTGTCGGTACCTTACCGTTTTATTGGTTTGGTCAACAGACGTCTTACTGGATTTTGGCACTTATTTTATTTGTGCGGGGAATTGGTGCTGGTGGTATTTTAATGCCGTTAATGGCCGATGCTTATACAGGAATGCAACCTGGACAAGTGCCAGCTGCAACAATTGGGACCAGAATTATCCAAAATATTGGGAGTGCGTTTGGATCCGCTTTGATTACGACGATTGTAACGGCGTATTCCACACACCAAGTGAATGTGTTTGAACGACACCTAAAAGCAGGAACGTATCACGTCGACGCAGCTCACTTACAAGTCTTTACAACAAGCCATTTGCAAGCAATTCGCTTAGCAGCGTTTCAACAAGGCTTTCTAGTGATTGCAATTGCCGCAATAGTTATTATTTTGCCAACCTTATTGCTGACTAACAAATTGAAGGCGGCGAAGTAACAAGCTAGGAGAAAAAATAATTAAATCCGCTTGACTTATAGTCGGCTCTAACAACTATTATTAGTTTCGTTGGCAGATGTTTTTAACTATAATTCATCAAAAAGGGGATAACAATTATGAAGACAATTCAAATTGGCGCTAGTCAGCTCAAAGCGTCTGCGGTTGCGCTGGGTATTATGCGGATGGTTCGTTTAGATACCGATGCGGCAGCGAACGTCTTAGAGACCGTTCATGACCGGGGCGTTAACTTTATTGATTCAGCGGATATTTATGGTAACGGTGATTCGGAACGGATTTTCGGGCAGGCATTAAAACAGTCGAGTTTAAAGCGTGAAGACTTTTTTATTCAATCTAAAGGTGGTATTGTACTCGATCCTGAGAAGAGTTCTGGTGAACTAGTCTTTGGTCAACGCTATGACTTTTCTAAGCAGCATTTGATTGCAACGGTCGATAAGATCTTGCAACGGATGCAGCTGGACTACCTAGATTCGTTTCTATTACACCGGCCCGATCCGCTGATGGATCCCGCCGAAGTCGCCGCGGCGTTTGATGAATTGCAAGCTACTGGTAAGGTGCGTCACTTCGGTGTTTCCAACTTTAACCCGATGCAAGTCGAGATGTTACAAGCGGCAGTCAGCCAGAAATTGATGATCAACCAATTACAATTTGGTGTCATGCACACCGGTCCAATTCAGTTTGGGTTGCACACGAATATGCAGGATACGGCTAGCCTTAATCATGATGGCGAAATTATCGAATATTCGCGGCTACACCACATGACGATTCAAGCTTGGTCACCCTATCAATACGGCATGTTTGCTGGGACCTTTATTGATAATCCGAAGTTTCCAGAATTGAATGCGAAATTACAGGAATTGGCTGATCAATATCATGTGACTAAAAATGCGATTGCGACGGCTTGGATTTTACGTCACCCGGCCAATATGCAGGTCATTTTAGGTTCAATGAATCCGCAACACCTTGATGAGAGCATTGCGGGGACCGATGTGACGTTGACACGCCAGGAATGGTATGACGTTTACTTTGCAGCGGGCAATGATTTACCTTAATTTGAATAGTCCTTGTGATGATTAATTAATCATAATAGGTTTAGGTTCTTTCGAAACGGTTACTAGTCTCGAAAGAACTTTTTTGTGTGGTGCAATTGTGGTTGTTATAACTTGGTGTATTGATCAATTGCTGAATAAAGTCAGAATTGACTTTATTGGTAGTTAAGCGGTATTAATCATAAAATTGAGTAATGATAGATTATAAGGAGGAACGATTATTTGAACAAGGCAAGATTAGAGGCGTTTACAGATGCGATTATCGCGATTGTTTTAACGTTATTAGTATTAGACTTACCGCGGCCTCAAACTCCTTCAGTGCGGGCACTCTTTGCGGAATGGCAAAGTATTTATGTTTATATCATTACATTTACATTATTGATTTCAATTTGGCTTAATCATCACGATTTATTCGTGCAGGTCAAAAAAATCGATCGGGTTGTTTTTTGGGCGAATAGTTTCTGGTTGCTATGTCAGTCTTTTATTCCATTCATGGCCTCATGGATTACTAAATTTCCGCATTCAAAATGGCCCGCAGTATTTTATATTCTTACGGGTTTTGTTTGGATGTTGGCTTATCAGTTACTAGTAGCCGCCGTTAGAAGATTAAATCCACACATTCATCGTATGAGTAGTCCGGCATTAAGTGTTGTTTTTGGTGGCTTTTTAGTGGTTCTAACAGTCGCGTTAATTAATCCCGATGTGGGCTTGTTCCTAATCCCCGTTCACGCATTTGCTAGTGTTATTTTGGCGACTAAACGTAAGTGGCATTTACGCAAGTATTTTTAATATAAAGATGAAATTAAAAAGTAGGCTCATATCTGGTTTAGGCTAGTATCGCAATGATAACGAACGACAACGCCCGCAAGGTTGAATACTGAGTCCAATCTTGCGGGCGTTGCCGGTTAGTATTTAGTTGGTGTTAGTAGGAGTATGCTTATGGTTTGGTGACGATTCCTAGGTCAATCATAGATTGGGCGGTTGCAATAATCGATTCCGCAGCGGGACGGGGATGCCAATCCAACAATGTTTGGGCTTTATGATTGCTCGTTTCCGCGTAGGTGCCAACTAGTGAGGCGACCATTCGCAATTCTGGTCGGGCCTTAGCGGCTAGCTTAACCGCTGCATTGGGAATGGTTTTGGTTGGTAGCTGACTGGCAAAAGCTGGAAAGGCCTGTCTTAAGACATTTGCAACGTCAAGCATGGATAGCGTCTCACCCGTTGTGGCTAGAAAACGTTCGCCGTTAGCTTGCGGTGCGGTCATGGCAAGCAAGTGCAGACTAGCCACGTCACGAACATCAACATAACCGGAATCAACGTTTGGAACGGCTTTAACTTGGCCTTCTAAGAATTGTTGGATTTGAATATTGGAATGTGAATATTTGGCGGACAACACCGGACCCATGACGGCAACGGGATTGACCGTTGTTAATTCTAACCCGCGGCCCTCATGGTTAATAAAGTCCCAAGCTGCTAATTCAGCACGTGTCTTGGATTCTTGATAAGGATGGATCGCTTTCCAGTTGAGATCAGACCAGTCAGCTTCAGTGTAGGGGGTCGTACGATTTTTGTGACCAGCAAAGATGGCCCCGTACGCAGACGTTAACACGACTCGTTTAACGCCCGCATCACGACTAGCAGTTAGAACCCGCCGAACACCGTCAACGGCTGGTCGGATCATTTCAGCTTTGTTTTTGAAGTTGAGCTTTGGGGTTGGGGAAGCGACGTCGATCGCATAAGTGGCTCCGGCCATCGCTTCCGACCAGTGTTCATCATGCGCCAGGTCGGCCACAACAATTTCGAGAGCTGATAAGTCGGTGATACCACCATTGGTCAGCATTTCTTTAATAACGGGTGCTTTGGCTAATGAGCGGACCGTTGTGCGGACGGCGTAGCCTTGTTGTAATAATTGACGAATGATATGAATGGCGATAAAACCGCTACCACCAGTGACGACGACTAATTGTTTTTGCATGGGACTACCTCCAAATGAATTTATGAATTGCTGTTACACTTGTAACGTCTGTGCCAGTATCTTACAATGGGGTCACGACGAATACAAGGTAATCACGAGCATCTGTGACAGAATGGAGGAATTGTTATGGCAGCGACCAATCACGCGCAAGCAATCAAAAAGGATTCACAAACTTATTTAACTACGGCCTTATTACAATTATTAAGGACTCATGATTTAGATACGATTACGGTGACCCAAGTTGTCAAGCGAGCTGGGGTCAGCCGGATGGCCTTTTACCGTAACTTTACGACACTCGAAGATCTTTTGACAGCGTACTTCGCCCCGGCGATTGCAGCGCGGTTTCAGGACGTCTTGCAGCATGTACCGGCCAATCGGAAGTTATTAGCGATGGGTCAATTTTTTAGTGATTTTGCGCCGACGTTACGACTGGCTGAGCAACGTGGTTTTGAAAATATTATTCAACAACTTTTTAACGCTAATATGACTAATTATTACCAAACAACGATGGCAAATGGGACGCTCACGGCGGTGCAACTTAAGTATTGGACAAGATTCATGAGTGCCGGGGTATACGCAATTTGGCGCGAATGGCTACTGGGTGGACAGTTGGAGTCCTTAACAACGATTCATGAATTACTAGCAACTTTGCAGACGGCAACGATGCAGGCGCTGACTCAGGCTCAAAAATGAGCAGTGGAAGAATGATCCTAAATTAGCGGTGTGAGGAGGTCGAAACGCCGATTTTAGCGTGTTGATTGGGTACTTATGAGCAATTGTAAAAGCCACCTAGCCATGCACCGGCAGAGCTCGGTGCGGTTAGGTGGCTTTTTTAATCAAATGAGCTGAGATTAAGCATCTTGGGCCGTGGCAGCAATGTCAACTTCACGGATATTGACATTTTGCGGCATGTCATACATGAACTTGACCGTGGCAGCTACGTGCTTGGGGTCCAAAGTCAGGCCACCCATGGAAGCTTTCCATGCTTCGTAATCGGACAGTGCCGACTTGCTAGTAACGTGGGTTAACAGCTCAGTTTCGGCTGCACCGGGGGCTACCAGCATGACGCGCACGTTCTTCGGCGCATTTTCTTCACGGAGTGTCTCGGATAGCCCGTGGACGCCAAACTTGGATGCAACGTAAGCGGCGTGATTGACGAACGTTTTCTTGCCAGCTAACGATGACATATTGAGAATCGTTCCATGTTCCCGGTCACGCATGTCATTTAGGACAATTTGAGTGCCGTTTAAAACACCCATCACGTTCGTATTAAGCATGGTTTGCCACTCTTGTGGGTCCTGATTTTGAACATTTCCTAGTAACATTAATCCCGCATTATTAACTAGTAAGTCGGTCTTGCCATACTTGGCTTCGGCCTTGCGAACGGCAGTTTCGAATTGGTGATAGTTGGTCACATCGACTGTGTCGATCATGGCATTTTCAAAGTTCGCAGATAAGGCGGCTAACTTTGCTTGGCGACGCCCTAATAGTAACAGTGGGTAGTTGTCAGCGGCGAATAACTTGGCAATCTCGGCACCAAAGCCAGAACTGGCTCCAGTAATGACGACTAATGGTTTCATTTTGTAATTCCTCCGTAATTTTGGATAATGGTTTTCGTTTGAATTTTCAACGATTTACAGTATACTTGGCTAGATTAAACGCGACAAGTACGCACTTTTAGGTAACCACCAATTGAGAGCAGGGAGTTAATAATGTTAAAAGAACGGGTAACTGCGCAACCACGCTACCGAAATGAATTTGATGCCACGATGCAGTTGATTCGTGGTAAGTGGAAAATCATGATTTTGTTTGAACTGGCCGAGGTTAAAGTCAGCCGTTTTGCTGACTTGCAACACCATATTCAAGCGGTAACGCATAAAACACTGGCGAGTCAATTGAAGGAATTGGAACAAGATGAGTTGATCGAACGGCATGATTTTAAGACCGCTCAGCCGCATGTCGAATACCGGTTGACCGCTAAGGGGCAGAGCTTGATTCCCATCCTAGATGCGATTTGTACCTGGGGTGATCAACATGTTGATCCAGCTTTGATTGAACGTTCACTGTGTGACGAATAGGCTAGTCTAAACGGGAGCGTGGGCTTTGTACGGCGCCATGGGAAAAGTACGTTGTCAGTCAAAAGCAACTAGCGGCGCTGTTTTGATGACCATTACTAAATAATCGCTTCAAGAATTTCTAATGACATTCTTGAAGCGATTATTTGTTATTCAACTAACTCGTGCTGTTTGAAAGCTGACAGCCAGCTATACGGGCTGTTTTATAAGATGAACCAACTATTGCCGCCGGGATGGGGGTGGGTCGTTATCATAGACGAGTACAACGCGGAATCGATGATTTGAATTAATCGATTGCCGTTACGGTGACAGCGACGACATCGCCAATGCTTTTGTGGAGTTTTGCACGAATATCCTTACGAATACCTAAGATATAACAAATACTACCATCAAGGTTTTTAACACCCATATTAACGATAGAACCGTTGTAAGGGACCTCATCGAAAGTGGCATGGACTTTGACGCGCCCCTTACCGAAAAGGTCGCGAATATCGAAGGGACAGGCCACGTAAGCCCCACCTTTGCCAATTGTTGCGGCTTGAATCGGTGCGTCAAATTGATAAGTCTTCATTATTATATGACCTCCGCCTAAGCGTAATTATGGAACGGCTTCATTTTTATAATCAGATTTCCATATTATCATAGCAAATTAGCAATTGTTGGTGAACTAAGTGGTCACTCACAACTAATTATAATTAAGGTGAACCGCTATTTGCGTGAAATATTAACCGGGTATATCGTTGGTATCAAAAATATTTATCGAAAAGTACAATTATTATACTAAATCCCCTTGCGAGCGGGGCAATCAACCGCTTATAA
This Lactiplantibacillus plantarum DNA region includes the following protein-coding sequences:
- a CDS encoding SDR family oxidoreductase → MKPLVVITGASSGFGAEIAKLFAADNYPLLLLGRRQAKLAALSANFENAMIDTVDVTNYHQFETAVRKAEAKYGKTDLLVNNAGLMLLGNVQNQDPQEWQTMLNTNVMGVLNGTQIVLNDMRDREHGTILNMSSLAGKKTFVNHAAYVASKFGVHGLSETLREENAPKNVRVMLVAPGAAETELLTHVTSKSALSDYEAWKASMGGLTLDPKHVAATVKFMYDMPQNVNIREVDIAATAQDA
- a CDS encoding DHA2 family efflux MFS transporter permease subunit translates to MQAKAKISKATMTIAWVVVFGAMAPLLDSTMINIAINNLVTSFHSSVTTVQWAVTGYLLATGVAVPFSSWLLNRFDGKAVFVAGEILFGLGSIFAAVAPNIQLLIIARLVQGFAGGLIMPLLTTLLVQTAGAAVMGQMMATVGLPMILGPLIGPVIGGIIIKFASWHWIFWINVPVVLISIALILWKMPNYPAQNRTAKMDFIGILLLIVSSSAIIYSLVNAAHTDRFNNATSIEMLILGAIALISYVVWAAWQKERAVVPLHLFKFASFDGAGLGLFIAGTVLNGAMLLLPLYFQNVRGMSVINAALALLPQGAGMLVSRTLTGRLTDQIGAKYVVLGSVVITFVGTLPFYWFGQQTSYWILALILFVRGIGAGGILMPLMADAYTGMQPGQVPAATIGTRIIQNIGSAFGSALITTIVTAYSTHQVNVFERHLKAGTYHVDAAHLQVFTTSHLQAIRLAAFQQGFLVIAIAAIVIILPTLLLTNKLKAAK
- a CDS encoding ABC transporter ATP-binding protein; this encodes MNTIEAQNISIGYGDKVIVDQLSITIPHGQITTLIGPNGSGKSTLIRAIAHLLPPTTGVILLDHQNIQQIKSKTFAKKIAVLPQTNQTANDLTVEELVSFGRLPYRRPLSGLTTTDHQKIEWALTQASLQDLRQRPLSTLSGGQRQRAWIAMAVAQDTDTIILDEPTTYLDLTHQLEVMQLVKKLNEQAHRTIIMALHDLNHAARISDQLIALKDGHVLAHGPVSTVMTAANLKTIFNIDATLVDYHGTPLILTYNGCQEVAPA
- a CDS encoding SDR family oxidoreductase, with product MQKQLVVVTGGSGFIAIHIIRQLLQQGYAVRTTVRSLAKAPVIKEMLTNGGITDLSALEIVVADLAHDEHWSEAMAGATYAIDVASPTPKLNFKNKAEMIRPAVDGVRRVLTASRDAGVKRVVLTSAYGAIFAGHKNRTTPYTEADWSDLNWKAIHPYQESKTRAELAAWDFINHEGRGLELTTVNPVAVMGPVLSAKYSHSNIQIQQFLEGQVKAVPNVDSGYVDVRDVASLHLLAMTAPQANGERFLATTGETLSMLDVANVLRQAFPAFASQLPTKTIPNAAVKLAAKARPELRMVASLVGTYAETSNHKAQTLLDWHPRPAAESIIATAQSMIDLGIVTKP
- a CDS encoding ABC transporter substrate-binding protein, yielding MGSLLLGACGAKQPTSTTVTRTDYLKHKVKVPKHPKRIVASYLEDDLVALGIKPVVQWSVKNGSGTQAYLKEQLKGVPLIDYSLPYEAVTKAKPDLILMGTSSAVANGKYAQYNKIAPTYVVKNGTTVTWRQTFLDVAKVVNRQAKAKKVLAKYDKQVQTTRQALKKSGQHKVAVLWVTNNTAYMVNDNSASGALLYQDLQLGEPSLVKQVSKSATADWSAVSLEKLAKLDADDIFLVNSQKSASLFKDPLWKNIKAVKNNHLYQYGDSSSWQYSGPIAYSQMIDMVKTDLLK
- a CDS encoding TetR/AcrR family transcriptional regulator, coding for MTKTRRRGAELENAIYQAARDILNQDGLEQLTFANVAEQAGTSKPVIYRRWRSPLELAIAAIQDQIITENHGQLDEVNLTGQTLSEDLFQVLKRFTVSINTFNQALVITWFHHLDQQANPEVKDLLNAVKKIDAHAIERVCQRAQQRGELRTGTLSCDLQLMPFDWLRYRAFANEPITDATLHLLVDDLLVPAYQHALG
- a CDS encoding TMEM175 family protein, whose translation is MNKARLEAFTDAIIAIVLTLLVLDLPRPQTPSVRALFAEWQSIYVYIITFTLLISIWLNHHDLFVQVKKIDRVVFWANSFWLLCQSFIPFMASWITKFPHSKWPAVFYILTGFVWMLAYQLLVAAVRRLNPHIHRMSSPALSVVFGGFLVVLTVALINPDVGLFLIPVHAFASVILATKRKWHLRKYF
- a CDS encoding TetR/AcrR family transcriptional regulator; amino-acid sequence: MAATNHAQAIKKDSQTYLTTALLQLLRTHDLDTITVTQVVKRAGVSRMAFYRNFTTLEDLLTAYFAPAIAARFQDVLQHVPANRKLLAMGQFFSDFAPTLRLAEQRGFENIIQQLFNANMTNYYQTTMANGTLTAVQLKYWTRFMSAGVYAIWREWLLGGQLESLTTIHELLATLQTATMQALTQAQK
- a CDS encoding DUF1905 domain-containing protein, with the translated sequence MKTYQFDAPIQAATIGKGGAYVACPFDIRDLFGKGRVKVHATFDEVPYNGSIVNMGVKNLDGSICYILGIRKDIRAKLHKSIGDVVAVTVTAID
- a CDS encoding winged helix-turn-helix transcriptional regulator produces the protein MLKERVTAQPRYRNEFDATMQLIRGKWKIMILFELAEVKVSRFADLQHHIQAVTHKTLASQLKELEQDELIERHDFKTAQPHVEYRLTAKGQSLIPILDAICTWGDQHVDPALIERSLCDE
- a CDS encoding aldo/keto reductase, with protein sequence MKTIQIGASQLKASAVALGIMRMVRLDTDAAANVLETVHDRGVNFIDSADIYGNGDSERIFGQALKQSSLKREDFFIQSKGGIVLDPEKSSGELVFGQRYDFSKQHLIATVDKILQRMQLDYLDSFLLHRPDPLMDPAEVAAAFDELQATGKVRHFGVSNFNPMQVEMLQAAVSQKLMINQLQFGVMHTGPIQFGLHTNMQDTASLNHDGEIIEYSRLHHMTIQAWSPYQYGMFAGTFIDNPKFPELNAKLQELADQYHVTKNAIATAWILRHPANMQVILGSMNPQHLDESIAGTDVTLTRQEWYDVYFAAGNDLP